In Alteribacter lacisalsi, a genomic segment contains:
- the mnhG gene encoding monovalent cation/H(+) antiporter subunit G has product MIEVIVSIFLIFGAALSALGSFGIMRFPDVYGRLHAATKSATLGVISIMIGVFLYFLIIQGDFVGKFLLTILFVFLTAPVAGFMISKSAYNVGVKLWDQSTQDDLARDMKKYEKKQGSNS; this is encoded by the coding sequence TTGATCGAGGTGATCGTTAGCATATTCCTTATTTTTGGAGCAGCCCTCAGTGCGCTAGGTTCCTTTGGGATTATGCGTTTTCCTGATGTTTACGGACGTCTTCACGCCGCGACAAAGAGTGCGACACTCGGTGTCATCAGTATTATGATCGGGGTATTTCTTTACTTCCTCATTATTCAGGGAGATTTTGTAGGAAAATTCCTGCTCACCATTCTATTCGTCTTCCTGACAGCTCCAGTAGCCGGGTTTATGATTTCCAAATCCGCCTATAATGTTGGCGTAAAATTGTGGGATCAGAGCACGCAGGATGACCTTGCAAGGGATATGAAAAAGTACGAGAAAAAACAGGGAAGCAACTCCTAG
- a CDS encoding Na+/H+ antiporter subunit D, translating into MNNLLLVPVVAPFLIGTILILFKNHHRTQRVISAITAIIMLVFAFYITYEVYVNGIQTVELGTWVPPFGIVLVADLFAGLMVILSSIVGVVCLFFAFQTISPEREKFFFYPFYMYLLAGVHGAFLTGDLFNLFVFFEVMLIASYILIVHGGTKYQLRESFKYVVINVFASIFFIVGIAYIYGITGTLNMAQIAERVAELEQTGVLNAIAVLFLLVFGMKGALFPLYFWLPNSYFGPPSAIAALFGGLLTKVGIYAIIRTFTLIFVHDPGFTHNLILWLAAGTMFFGVLGAVAQFDFKRILSFHIISQVGYMALGLGLYSQLAIAGAIYYIAHHIIVKSALFLFCGATEKITGTTDLKKMSGLLKTYPVLGWLFLVTAISLAGIPPLSGFFSKFALILDGIDQGRYFIVFISLLVGILTLFSMMKIFIYVFWGEESLKGEQRNRPLMPLLMPILPLVALTVILGIGAEPIFSFSMEVAEQILEPSNYINAVLKE; encoded by the coding sequence ATGAATAACCTATTACTCGTACCAGTTGTCGCACCTTTTTTAATCGGTACTATTCTTATACTCTTTAAAAATCATCACCGGACCCAGCGGGTGATCAGTGCCATTACGGCAATTATCATGCTTGTATTTGCCTTTTACATTACGTACGAAGTCTATGTAAATGGCATTCAGACGGTTGAACTCGGAACATGGGTGCCGCCATTCGGGATCGTTCTCGTTGCCGACCTTTTCGCAGGTCTGATGGTGATCCTTTCAAGCATTGTCGGTGTAGTCTGTCTGTTTTTTGCATTTCAGACGATCAGCCCAGAGCGGGAAAAGTTTTTCTTTTATCCGTTTTACATGTACCTCCTCGCCGGGGTGCACGGAGCATTTCTGACAGGCGACCTTTTTAACCTTTTCGTATTCTTTGAAGTTATGCTGATTGCTTCCTATATTCTTATCGTACACGGAGGAACGAAGTATCAGCTCAGGGAATCATTCAAATACGTTGTCATTAACGTGTTTGCGTCAATATTCTTTATCGTCGGCATTGCCTATATTTACGGCATTACCGGCACACTGAATATGGCTCAGATTGCCGAACGTGTAGCAGAACTTGAACAGACAGGTGTCCTGAACGCAATAGCGGTTCTCTTCCTGCTTGTTTTCGGCATGAAAGGGGCATTGTTCCCTCTTTATTTCTGGCTTCCGAATTCCTATTTCGGACCGCCTTCGGCCATTGCAGCCCTGTTCGGGGGACTGCTGACGAAAGTCGGGATCTATGCCATCATTCGAACCTTTACACTGATCTTTGTCCATGATCCGGGATTCACTCACAACCTGATTCTGTGGCTGGCAGCAGGCACGATGTTCTTCGGAGTACTTGGGGCCGTTGCCCAGTTTGACTTCAAACGGATTCTGTCTTTCCACATCATCAGCCAGGTCGGTTATATGGCTCTCGGACTAGGGCTTTACTCGCAGCTGGCGATCGCCGGTGCGATATACTACATCGCCCACCACATCATCGTTAAGTCGGCCTTGTTCCTGTTCTGCGGTGCAACTGAGAAAATCACAGGGACTACCGACCTGAAAAAGATGAGCGGGCTGTTAAAAACCTATCCGGTACTCGGCTGGCTGTTCCTGGTAACTGCAATATCCCTTGCCGGTATACCACCGCTGAGCGGGTTCTTCAGTAAATTTGCTCTGATTCTCGACGGTATTGACCAGGGCCGCTACTTTATCGTCTTTATCAGTCTCCTGGTTGGTATTCTGACACTCTTCTCGATGATGAAAATATTCATCTACGTGTTCTGGGGTGAGGAATCGCTCAAAGGAGAACAGCGGAACCGTCCTCTTATGCCGCTGCTGATGCCGATTTTACCTCTGGTTGCGTTAACAGTTATTCTTGGTATCGGGGCTGAGCCGATCTTCTCCTTCTCAATGGAAGTGGCAGAGCAGATTCTCGAGCCGTCAAACTATATTAATGCTGTACTTAAGGAGTAG
- a CDS encoding Na(+)/H(+) antiporter subunit F1, translating into MLYTVANICLVLMAISIAILFIRVIIGPTLSDRVVALDTIGINLIGFIGIIMLIQNTLMYAEVILVIAILAFVGSIALAKFIEGGVVIDRGDR; encoded by the coding sequence ATGCTGTATACTGTGGCTAACATCTGCCTCGTTCTGATGGCCATCTCCATCGCAATCCTGTTCATCCGTGTCATAATTGGTCCCACCCTTTCAGATCGGGTAGTGGCTCTGGATACAATCGGCATCAATCTGATCGGTTTTATCGGTATCATCATGCTGATTCAAAATACGCTCATGTATGCGGAAGTAATCCTGGTAATCGCGATTCTTGCCTTTGTAGGCTCCATCGCTCTGGCTAAGTTTATCGAAGGGGGTGTCGTCATTGATCGAGGTGATCGTTAG
- a CDS encoding Na+/H+ antiporter subunit E, with protein MAFQILINIAIAFIWMLLRDEATVLEFGIGYVVGLFILYFLRRFLKFRFYFTRVVALVKLILLFIYKLIEANIDVIRIILKPKLDIEPGIIAVPTKLETEWEVTLLSSLISLTPGTLSMYFSPDGKTIYVHAIHVPDKDKAIDEIHNSFEKAIMEVTK; from the coding sequence ATGGCTTTTCAAATCTTAATAAACATTGCAATTGCGTTTATCTGGATGCTCTTAAGAGACGAGGCCACCGTTCTTGAATTCGGGATCGGATATGTTGTGGGACTGTTTATCCTCTACTTCTTAAGACGCTTCCTCAAGTTCAGGTTCTACTTCACCCGGGTCGTGGCCCTGGTGAAGCTGATCCTGCTGTTTATCTACAAACTGATTGAGGCAAACATTGATGTGATCAGAATCATTCTCAAACCGAAGCTGGATATTGAACCGGGAATTATTGCGGTTCCGACAAAGCTGGAAACGGAATGGGAAGTTACACTGCTTTCGAGCCTGATCTCCCTTACCCCGGGGACGCTTTCCATGTATTTTTCCCCGGATGGGAAAACAATCTATGTCCATGCCATTCACGTACCTGACAAGGACAAGGCGATTGATGAAATTCACAACTCGTTTGAAAAAGCGATTATGGAGGTGACCAAGTAA
- a CDS encoding Na+/H+ antiporter subunit A, which translates to MSLLHYLVLSPFILAIFIPFLYKWFRNVHTGWFILPLPVILFGYLLTFVTTGQGMDVVMETVPWVPSLGINFTVYLDGLSLLFALLITGIGALVVLYSIFYIANKKDEPLNNFYVYLLMFMGAMLGVVLTDNLIVVYVFWELTSLASSLLIAYWFHKEKSRYGAQKSMLITVSGGFAMLAGFSLLYVITGTFSIQGIIEQSAQVISSPLAVPAMLLVLAGAFTKSAQFPFHIWLPDAMEAPTPVSAYLHSATMVKAGIYLVARFTPVFGGMPEWFWIVSAAGIITLTWGSISAVRQKDLKGILAFSTVSQLGLIMSLLGLGSAALYFDAADEGQFYTFAVMAAVFHLINHATFKGGLFMAVGIIDHETGTRDIRKLGGLMSVMPITFTISLIGLASMAGLPPFNGFLSKEMFFTGVLDATELPIFNMQTFGLVFPVLAWIASIFTFLYCLIMLMKTFFGKYQPEKLEKEAHEAPIGMLISPIILISLVVIIGFFPNILAYTIIEPVMNSILPGFEFEPNIYHWHGLNTEIFMTVGVILFGSLLFLNLNRWQETYFFLRERDPLNQVYDKGLDGLITSAQGITNIQMTGLLRDYFAYMSIFMVGSLIVTMFWFDAFTFDVDFGMMGSVTPYAVIIVVLLAVVSLSLPFIQHRVSAIAVLGVVGFLIALLFVNFRAPDLALTQLLVETVMVVLFLLCFYFLPELKKEDFKPKFRWLNLVIAISVGLTVSLIGVSTLAMSQTDGYESISMYFIENTYELTGGENMVNMILDDFRALDTILEVLVLGIAALGVVALIKMRFKGGEDV; encoded by the coding sequence TTGTCTTTACTGCATTATCTCGTGTTATCACCATTTATTTTAGCGATCTTCATTCCTTTTCTTTATAAATGGTTCCGGAACGTACATACAGGGTGGTTTATCCTGCCTTTACCCGTCATCCTGTTTGGCTATCTGCTCACTTTCGTGACTACCGGACAGGGAATGGATGTTGTTATGGAAACCGTTCCGTGGGTTCCTTCACTTGGGATCAACTTCACCGTTTATCTTGACGGGCTCAGTCTTCTCTTCGCCCTCCTGATTACGGGGATCGGTGCGCTCGTTGTCCTTTACTCTATCTTTTACATTGCAAACAAAAAGGACGAGCCCCTCAACAACTTTTATGTGTACCTGCTCATGTTCATGGGGGCCATGCTCGGGGTTGTTCTTACGGATAATCTGATTGTGGTCTATGTATTCTGGGAATTAACCAGTCTTGCATCATCACTCTTAATCGCATACTGGTTCCATAAGGAAAAATCCCGCTATGGCGCTCAGAAATCTATGCTGATCACAGTGTCTGGCGGATTTGCCATGCTCGCCGGTTTCTCGCTCCTTTATGTGATTACCGGCACATTCAGCATTCAGGGAATCATCGAACAAAGCGCACAGGTTATCTCCAGTCCGCTTGCTGTACCTGCCATGCTGCTTGTCCTTGCCGGTGCCTTTACAAAATCGGCTCAATTCCCGTTCCACATCTGGCTGCCGGATGCTATGGAAGCACCAACTCCGGTCAGTGCCTACTTGCACTCGGCTACGATGGTTAAAGCCGGTATTTACCTGGTTGCCCGGTTCACTCCGGTTTTCGGTGGTATGCCGGAGTGGTTCTGGATCGTCTCAGCCGCCGGGATTATTACACTCACCTGGGGATCCATATCAGCTGTGAGACAGAAGGACCTTAAGGGAATACTCGCTTTCTCCACTGTCAGTCAGCTCGGACTGATTATGTCCCTGCTGGGTCTCGGCTCTGCAGCTCTTTATTTCGACGCAGCCGATGAAGGTCAATTCTATACGTTCGCGGTTATGGCTGCAGTCTTCCACCTGATTAACCATGCGACCTTTAAAGGCGGCCTGTTTATGGCGGTCGGTATTATCGATCACGAAACCGGTACCCGGGATATCCGTAAACTCGGCGGTCTGATGTCAGTAATGCCGATTACGTTCACCATCAGTCTGATCGGGCTTGCGTCCATGGCAGGACTGCCGCCGTTCAACGGGTTCTTAAGTAAGGAAATGTTCTTTACAGGAGTCCTTGACGCAACGGAGCTGCCAATCTTCAATATGCAGACGTTTGGTCTTGTCTTTCCGGTCCTTGCCTGGATCGCCAGTATCTTTACGTTCCTGTACTGTCTGATTATGCTCATGAAGACATTCTTCGGAAAGTACCAGCCTGAGAAACTGGAAAAGGAAGCGCATGAAGCGCCGATCGGCATGCTTATTTCACCGATCATTCTTATTTCACTCGTAGTCATCATCGGTTTCTTCCCGAACATCCTGGCCTATACAATTATTGAACCGGTGATGAACTCAATCCTGCCCGGGTTTGAATTTGAGCCGAATATCTATCACTGGCACGGGCTTAACACAGAAATCTTTATGACTGTCGGCGTCATCCTGTTCGGTTCGCTTCTCTTTTTGAATTTGAACAGATGGCAGGAAACCTACTTCTTCCTGCGTGAGCGTGATCCGCTTAACCAGGTGTATGATAAAGGTCTCGACGGACTGATTACCAGCGCTCAGGGTATTACAAATATTCAGATGACCGGACTGCTGCGTGATTATTTCGCTTACATGAGTATTTTCATGGTCGGATCCCTTATCGTCACGATGTTCTGGTTTGATGCCTTTACCTTTGACGTGGATTTCGGCATGATGGGCTCCGTCACTCCATATGCCGTCATTATAGTCGTTCTGCTGGCCGTCGTTTCACTGTCGCTGCCCTTCATTCAGCACCGTGTATCAGCCATTGCGGTCCTTGGTGTTGTCGGGTTCCTAATCGCCCTTCTGTTTGTTAATTTCCGGGCTCCGGACCTTGCTCTTACGCAGCTGCTTGTTGAAACAGTCATGGTTGTTCTCTTCCTGCTCTGCTTCTACTTCCTGCCTGAGCTCAAAAAAGAGGACTTTAAACCGAAATTCCGCTGGCTGAACCTTGTGATAGCCATTTCCGTTGGTCTGACGGTTTCACTGATTGGTGTCAGCACGCTGGCTATGTCCCAGACGGATGGTTACGAAAGCATTTCGATGTACTTTATCGAAAACACGTACGAGCTTACCGGCGGGGAAAATATGGTTAATATGATCCTTGATGACTTCCGGGCTCTGGATACGATTCTGGAAGTACTCGTACTCGGGATAGCGGCACTTGGCGTCGTTGCCCTGATCAAAATGCGTTTTAAAGGAGGCGAAGACGTGTGA
- a CDS encoding Na(+)/H(+) antiporter subunit B has protein sequence MKTNYLMLHTITRIVALIILSFSVYLFFAGHYTPGGGFIGGLMFSCGLLLLYLSFDLSKIQTVLPIDFEKVIAIGLLIGIGTGLNSMLFGDPFLTMYFDYFSIWPFGEVALTTTTPFAIAIFLVVVGVALLTILTIAGDEA, from the coding sequence GTGAAGACAAACTATTTAATGCTTCATACCATTACACGAATCGTAGCCTTGATCATTCTTTCTTTTTCGGTGTATCTGTTTTTCGCAGGACACTACACTCCTGGAGGAGGATTTATCGGAGGTCTCATGTTTTCCTGCGGACTCCTCCTTCTTTACCTGAGTTTTGATTTGAGTAAAATCCAGACCGTCCTGCCGATTGATTTTGAAAAAGTTATTGCCATCGGCCTGCTCATCGGAATTGGCACCGGACTGAACTCGATGCTGTTCGGTGATCCGTTCCTTACAATGTATTTTGATTACTTCAGCATCTGGCCGTTCGGCGAAGTTGCTCTTACAACAACTACACCATTTGCTATTGCAATTTTCCTTGTTGTTGTGGGTGTAGCTCTTCTCACTATATTGACGATTGCGGGGGATGAAGCATAA
- a CDS encoding phosphatidylserine decarboxylase, with the protein MKKQLYRSLMELTKSPVQSWGIRTFARSRASRPLVRSFARVYNINMEEAKERVENFNTLQSLFIRELAPDVRPVCTSTSSIVSPVDGLLAETGQISQNAAFFIKGQMYDVRDLVGLPNTSRRYIGGTYMLFYLSPTDYHRIHSPVEGTVLKTWALGKHSSPVNPMGLALGDRVLAKNYRLLTEVRTPGDKHMCVVKIGALNVNSIHPDNSLKGEEIGKGEEMAYFSFGSSVILLFEEGMIQDPETDVRAVKQGQPIAEFKNG; encoded by the coding sequence TTGAAGAAACAACTTTACCGATCGTTAATGGAACTTACAAAAAGTCCGGTACAATCATGGGGGATCCGGACGTTCGCCCGTTCACGGGCAAGCCGTCCTCTCGTTCGTTCGTTTGCCAGAGTCTACAATATAAACATGGAAGAAGCAAAAGAAAGAGTGGAAAACTTTAACACGCTTCAGTCTTTATTTATCAGGGAGCTGGCACCTGATGTACGGCCTGTCTGCACGAGCACCTCATCTATAGTCAGTCCCGTGGACGGGCTGCTCGCCGAAACCGGCCAAATCAGCCAAAACGCTGCATTTTTTATAAAAGGGCAGATGTATGATGTCAGGGATCTCGTGGGCCTACCGAATACAAGCCGCAGGTATATAGGCGGTACCTACATGTTATTTTACCTGAGCCCAACGGATTACCACAGAATTCACAGTCCGGTTGAGGGGACTGTGTTAAAAACCTGGGCCCTGGGTAAACACTCTTCCCCTGTTAATCCGATGGGACTTGCTCTCGGAGACCGCGTCCTTGCGAAAAATTACCGTCTCCTTACCGAAGTGAGAACGCCTGGTGATAAACACATGTGTGTCGTTAAAATAGGCGCTTTAAATGTAAACAGTATTCACCCTGATAATTCCCTTAAGGGGGAGGAAATCGGTAAAGGAGAGGAAATGGCTTACTTCTCGTTTGGATCGAGCGTGATCCTCCTGTTTGAGGAAGGGATGATCCAGGACCCTGAAACAGACGTTCGTGCAGTCAAACAAGGTCAGCCTATTGCAGAATTCAAGAACGGATAA
- a CDS encoding sporulation histidine kinase inhibitor Sda — MRRQGAMRHLTDDLLIETYHKARELQLHDDFIFLISQELKRRDIASTSRLPEKLH; from the coding sequence ATGAGGCGGCAAGGGGCTATGCGACATCTCACAGACGATCTGCTGATTGAAACGTATCATAAAGCAAGAGAACTCCAGTTACACGATGACTTTATATTCTTAATTTCACAGGAATTAAAACGCCGTGACATAGCAAGTACGTCACGACTCCCCGAAAAGCTTCATTAA
- the yqeH gene encoding ribosome biogenesis GTPase YqeH, with product MGEQKEKQQVICAGCGVTIQTEDKNKLGYTPPQALERDVVICQRCFRLKHYNEVQDVKLNDDDFLKILNEVGSKDALVVKIVDIFDFHGSWLPGLHRFVSKNPVLLVGNKADVLPQSIKHPKLKQWMKETANEYGLKPIDVHLMSAEKGTGVIETADLIEKYRKGRDVYVVGCTNVGKSTFINRLIKEFGGDEEFLITTSNVPGTTLDMIDVPLDDGSSLYDTPGIVNHHQMAHLLSADELKVVTPRKEIKTKTYQLNEGQTLFFGGLARFDFVKGEPQSFTVHMSNELNVHRTKTEKADELYESHLGELLSPPFKDHAAGFPSLSGREYKIIDGKTDIVFSGLGWVTVHGQGTVVRASVPGGVQTGTRPSFY from the coding sequence ATGGGAGAACAAAAAGAAAAGCAGCAAGTAATCTGTGCAGGCTGCGGTGTCACCATTCAGACAGAAGATAAAAATAAACTCGGCTATACGCCGCCGCAAGCGCTGGAGCGAGATGTTGTAATCTGCCAGCGCTGTTTCCGGCTCAAACATTATAATGAAGTTCAGGATGTGAAACTGAACGACGATGACTTTCTTAAAATCCTTAATGAGGTCGGTTCAAAAGATGCCCTTGTTGTTAAGATCGTTGACATCTTCGACTTTCACGGCAGCTGGCTTCCGGGGCTGCACCGGTTTGTGAGTAAAAATCCGGTCCTGCTGGTAGGGAATAAAGCAGATGTGCTGCCGCAGTCAATCAAACATCCGAAGCTGAAGCAGTGGATGAAGGAAACGGCAAATGAATACGGCCTTAAACCTATTGATGTGCATCTGATGAGCGCAGAAAAAGGAACGGGTGTCATCGAAACTGCAGATCTAATCGAAAAATACCGTAAAGGCCGGGATGTGTACGTTGTAGGGTGTACGAACGTTGGTAAATCCACATTCATCAACCGGTTGATCAAAGAATTCGGAGGAGACGAAGAATTTCTGATCACAACATCCAATGTCCCCGGTACGACACTGGATATGATCGACGTGCCCCTTGATGACGGTTCGTCGCTCTATGATACTCCGGGAATTGTGAATCACCATCAGATGGCACACCTTCTTTCGGCTGATGAATTAAAGGTTGTTACTCCCCGTAAAGAAATTAAAACGAAAACATATCAGCTTAACGAAGGTCAGACACTCTTCTTTGGCGGACTTGCCAGGTTTGATTTTGTAAAAGGGGAACCACAGTCTTTTACGGTTCACATGAGCAACGAACTGAACGTTCATCGGACGAAAACAGAAAAAGCAGATGAACTATACGAAAGTCATCTCGGCGAACTGCTCAGTCCGCCTTTTAAAGATCACGCAGCCGGATTTCCGTCATTATCCGGACGAGAATATAAAATCATTGACGGAAAAACCGATATCGTTTTTTCCGGTCTCGGCTGGGTGACGGTGCACGGACAGGGAACGGTTGTTAGGGCAAGCGTACCGGGAGGGGTACAAACAGGAACACGCCCATCGTTCTACTGA
- the pssA gene encoding CDP-diacylglycerol--serine O-phosphatidyltransferase, whose protein sequence is MTLLQHLFDNTYRKFRSQTANLLTIFNLSLGGFAILAVLQGQYGMSVAFIVLAAVFDRLDGKVARKLNITSDMGKQLDSLCDIISFGVAPALLVYQSVLYQFSAAGMVFTIIFIACGAIRLARFNVTEQEGFFVGLPITAAGCILTLSHMLNNTVPAPAFMWIILGLSIMMISTFRVRKM, encoded by the coding sequence TTGACGTTGTTACAGCACTTATTCGATAACACCTACCGGAAGTTCCGCAGTCAGACAGCCAACCTTCTGACGATCTTTAACCTCAGTCTCGGCGGTTTTGCAATACTGGCAGTCCTTCAGGGACAGTACGGTATGAGTGTGGCGTTTATCGTCCTTGCTGCCGTGTTTGACCGTCTCGACGGTAAAGTGGCCAGAAAACTGAACATTACTTCTGACATGGGAAAACAACTGGATTCATTATGTGATATTATATCATTTGGTGTAGCGCCTGCGTTATTGGTTTATCAATCTGTATTATACCAGTTTTCTGCAGCCGGTATGGTATTTACCATTATTTTTATTGCCTGTGGTGCCATCCGTCTTGCCAGATTCAATGTGACTGAACAGGAAGGGTTCTTCGTTGGCCTGCCGATCACGGCAGCCGGCTGTATCCTGACACTGAGCCATATGCTTAACAACACAGTACCTGCACCGGCCTTTATGTGGATTATACTTGGTTTATCAATCATGATGATCAGTACATTCCGCGTCAGAAAGATGTAG
- a CDS encoding Na(+)/H(+) antiporter subunit C, whose translation MELIMIFLIGIIFSVSTYLILTNSLLRVIFGIVMLSHGAHLLLLTLSGFNDGAPPLLGEEASVYMDPLPQALILTAIVISFGVTAFLLVLGYRTYRAHETDKMDQLRGNADE comes from the coding sequence ATGGAACTTATCATGATCTTTCTCATTGGCATCATCTTCTCAGTCAGTACGTACCTGATTCTGACAAATAGTCTGCTCAGGGTTATTTTCGGCATAGTGATGCTCTCACACGGGGCTCACCTGCTGCTTCTCACACTATCCGGATTTAACGACGGTGCACCGCCTCTTCTCGGGGAGGAGGCGTCTGTCTATATGGATCCCCTGCCGCAGGCACTTATTCTTACCGCCATTGTAATCAGTTTCGGAGTTACCGCCTTTCTTCTGGTTCTGGGATACCGGACGTACAGAGCGCACGAAACTGATAAAATGGATCAATTGAGGGGAAATGCAGATGAATAA
- a CDS encoding YqeG family HAD IIIA-type phosphatase: protein MLKRFVPDQYVPSIFDISVEELKQQGIKGIITDLDNTLVEWDRPNATEELIEWFKMVKREGIDIVVVSNNTERRVKEFSDPHELTFIHSAKKPMTRAFKTACNIMKIKRSEAVVVGDQLLTDIFGGNRGGFHTILVVPVAKTDGVITKMNRRMERVVFRWMKRKGLIEWENKKKSSK from the coding sequence GTGCTAAAACGATTTGTACCTGACCAGTATGTTCCTTCGATATTTGATATTTCAGTAGAGGAACTTAAACAACAGGGAATTAAAGGGATTATCACAGACCTTGATAATACGCTTGTGGAATGGGACCGGCCGAACGCTACCGAAGAACTGATTGAATGGTTTAAGATGGTTAAACGTGAAGGGATCGATATCGTTGTCGTCTCCAATAATACGGAACGACGGGTTAAGGAATTTTCGGATCCTCATGAACTCACCTTTATTCACAGCGCGAAAAAACCTATGACGAGGGCTTTTAAAACTGCCTGCAACATTATGAAGATAAAAAGAAGTGAAGCAGTAGTGGTAGGCGATCAGCTGCTTACGGATATTTTTGGCGGTAATCGAGGCGGTTTTCATACTATCCTTGTCGTACCGGTTGCGAAAACCGATGGCGTCATTACTAAAATGAACCGCCGGATGGAACGTGTCGTATTCAGATGGATGAAAAGAAAGGGGCTGATTGAATGGGAGAACAAAAAGAAAAGCAGCAAGTAA